A genome region from Anolis carolinensis isolate JA03-04 unplaced genomic scaffold, rAnoCar3.1.pri scaffold_29, whole genome shotgun sequence includes the following:
- the LOC134294910 gene encoding gastrula zinc finger protein XlCGF17.1-like produces the protein MARLGRREMAIVGKAVDNGEKSHVCTKYRKHLGHNGCLHRHQQAHREDGGSARERPNKCIVCGQCFTQNVALVLHKTLDVGKSHLKGKVSAKCVVKHKKFHTGQEQYRCQECGKCFASSSALVRLKRLDTGEKPHQCQECGKCFAESSALVSHKRVHTREKPYKCEECGKCSASHSDLLKHKRLDTGEKPYQCQECGKCFTCSSTLVSHKRLHTGEKPHQCQECGKCFAESSALVRHKRLHTGEKPYKCQECGKCFAESSALVRHKRVHTGEKPYQCQECGTCFTCSSTLVSHKRLHTGEKPYQCQECGKCFAYSSDLVRHKRLHTGEKPYLCQECGKCFPVSSHLARHKRSHTGEKPYKCHECGKCFTQSSALNQHQRTHTG, from the exons ATGGCGAGACTTGGCAGAAGAGAAATGGCAATCGTCGGAAAAGCAG tagataacggggagaagagccatgtatgcaccaagtacaggaagcatttgggacacaacGGGTGCCTTCATCGACACCagcaagcccacagagaagatggaggttctgCCAGAGAAAGGCCCAACAAATGCATTGTATGTGGGCAATGTTTTACCCAAAATGTGGCACTTGTCCTTCACAAGACACTTGAtgttgggaaaagccatcttaaagggaaagtatctgcaaaatgtgtggtgaaacacaagaaatttcacacaggtcaggaacaatacagatgccaagagtgtgggaaatgttttgcttccagttcagccttggtgaggctcaaaagactcgacacaggagagaagccacaccaatgccaggagtgtgggaaatgttttgctgaaagttcagccttggtgagccacaaaagagtccacaccagggagaagccatacaaatgtgaggagtgtgggaaatgttctgcttcccattcagacttgttgaagcacaaaagactcgacacaggagagaagccataccagtgccaggagtgtgggaaatgttttacttgcagttcaaccttggtgagccacaaaagactccacacaggagagaagccacaccaatgccaggagtgtgggaaatgttttgctgaaagttcagccttggtgaggcacaaaagactccacacaggagagaagccatacaaatgccaggagtgtgggaaatgttttgctgaaagttcagccttggtgaggcacaaaagagtccacacaggagagaagccataccaatgccaggagtgtgggacatgttttacttgcagttcaaccttggtgagccacaaaagactccacacaggagagaagccataccaatgccaggagtgtgggaaatgttttgcttacagttcagacttggtgaggcacaaaagactccacacaggagagaagccatacctatgccaggagtgtgggaaatgttttcctgtcAGTTCACACTTGGCGAGGCACAAAAgaagccacacaggagagaagccatataaatgccatgaatgtggaaaatgttttactcagagttcagcccttaaccagcaccagagaacacataccggctaa
- the LOC100554203 gene encoding zinc finger protein 239 isoform X3, which produces MENSLSKSHTGEKRHNCKDCGKCFIERSSLAKHQRTHTGEKPYKCVECGKSFSQSGHLRIHQRIHTGEKPHTCMECGKSFSKSGNLRTHQRTHTGEKPYKCMECGKSFSRSDYLRSHQRTHTGEKPHTCRECGKRFSESGHLRIHQRMHTGERPHTCMECGKSFSESGNLRTHQRTHTGEKPHTCMECGKRFSKSGHLRIHQRIHTGEKPHKCMECGKSFSQSGDLRTHQRIHTGEKPHKCVECGKSFIQSGDLRTHQRIHTGEKPHKCVECGKSFSQSGDLRTHQRTHTGEKPHTCMQCGNSFSQSGHLRIHQKSHTGEKPHKCMECGKNFSNSSNLRTHQKIHTGEKPHK; this is translated from the coding sequence atggaaaattcattgtcaaaatcacacacaggggagaagcgacataattgtaaggactgtgggaaatgtttcattgagagaagttctcttgctaaacatcaacgaactcacacaggagagaagccatataaatgtgtggaatgtggaaagagcttcagtcagagtggacatctgcgtatccatcaaaggatccacacaggggagaaaccacatacatgcatggaatgtggaaagagcttcagtaagagtggaaatctacgcacccatcaaaggactcacacaggggagaagccatataaatgcatggaatgtggaaagagcttcagtcggagtgactatctacgttcccatcaaaggacgcacacaggagagaagccacatacatgcagggaatgtggaaagagattcagtgagagtggacatctgcgtatccatcaaaggatgcacacaggagagaggccacatacatgcatggaatgtggaaagagcttcagtgagagtggaaatctacgcacccatcaaaggactcacacaggggagaagccacatacatgcatggaatgtggaaagagattcagtaagagtggacatctgcgtatccatcaaaggatacacacaggagagaagccacataaatgcatggaatgtggaaagagcttcagtcagagtggagatctacgcacccatcaaaggatccacacaggggagaagccacataaatgcgtggaatgtggaaagagcttcattcagagtggagatctacgcacccatcaaaggatccacacaggggagaagccacataaatgcgtggaatgtggaaagagcttcagtcagagtggagatctacgcacccatcaaaggactcacacaggggagaagccacatacatgcatgcaatgtggaaacagcttcagtcagagtggacatctgcgtatccatcaaaagagtcacacaggggagaagccacataaatgcatggaatgtggaaagaacttcagtaacagttcgaatcttcgtacccatcaaaagattcacacaggagagaagccacataaatag